The following coding sequences lie in one Fusarium poae strain DAOMC 252244 chromosome 1, whole genome shotgun sequence genomic window:
- the MIC60 gene encoding MICOS complex subunit mic60 (TransMembrane:1 (i109-128o)), with protein MLRTSLQSVRAFGGRPVVAAAARQWPIAATRSASLANQRFYAVDKKPELDPLKQPVLPTSQTITSERIHETTIDDVGETKAVVGEVPRTPPPPPPPAPKKKGFFRRLKNFVFTLIVLGAVGFAGGVWYSRISDNFHDFFTEYVPFAEQAVLYLEEMDYKKRFPNATGRSKTQATEDAVRVPAQSGASWRVAEAERHSSAGPVASAAKKVKETVKPKPKPKAPVVEAKTVAKEEPAPAPKSNTGFKAPEVNEPSKMPPLKPIDLLSLEDAKEPVIQDLVHMVNDLILVINADGAHGKYGTSVDKAKSEIAKVGGKLKGMKGEFERKAALQVREKIEEFDKAATDLIDRVENTMISQENQWRQDFEDEMKKVRDNYEGRVNVLLEREKKVNEEKLQNQLAQQALALKKEFTKDIEKQVEQERESRLGKLSALSSAVGELEKLTTGWNEVLDTNLKTQQLHVAVEAVRASLEDDQHPRPFIRELVALREIASDDPVVNAAIASVNPAAYQRGISTSSQLIDRFRRVANEVRKASLLPDEAGVASHASSWVLSHVMFKKQGLADGNDVESILTRTQTYLEEGDLDSAAREINGLDGWAKTLSKDWLGEVRKVLEVQQALDVIATEARLQSLRVD; from the exons ATGTTGCGAACTTCGCTTCAGTCTGTGAGGGCTTTTGGTGGTAGGCCCGTTGTGGCCGCTGCTGCCCGCCAATGGCCCATTGCGGCTACGCGGAGTGCCTCTCTTGCTAACCAG CGATTTTATGCTGTCGACAAGAAGCCCGAGCTCGATCCTCTTAAGCAACCAGTATTGCCAACTTCCCAGACTATCACATCCGAGAGAATCCACGAGACCACTATCGACGATGTCGGCGAGACCAAGGCTGTTGTTGGAGAGGTTCCCAGAACACCCCCaccccctccccctcccgcacccaagaagaagggcttCTTCCGAAGACTGAAGAACTTTGTCTTTACCCTTATTGTCCTTGGTGCTGTTGGCTTCGCCGGAGGTGTCTGGTACTCTCGTATTAGCGACAACTTCCacgacttttttactgaatATGTCCCATTTGCCGAGCAGGCCGTCCTTTACCTCGAGGAGATGGATTACAAGAAGCGGTTCCCCAACGCCACCGGCCGATCCAAGACTCAAGCTACCGAGGATGCTGTCCGAGTTCCCGCTCAGAGCGGTGCTTCATGGAGAGTTGCTGAGGCCGAGCGTCACTCGAGTGCTGGTCCTGTTGCATCCGCAGCcaagaaggtcaaggagacagtcaagcccaagcccaagcccaaggctCCTGTTGTGGAGGCCAAGACTGTTGCGAAGGAGGAACCTGCTCCCGCCCCCAAATCCAACACAGGTTTCAAGGCTCCCGAAGTTAACGAGCCCTCCAAGATGCCTCCTCTGAAGCCCATTGACCTGCTATCACTTGAGGATGCTAAGGAGCCTGTTATTCAGGACCTGGTCCACATGGTAAACGACCTCATTCTGGTCATCAACGCTGACGGTGCTCACGGCAAGTATGGCACCTCTGTCGACAAGGCGAAGAGTGAAATCGCCAAGGTGGGAGGCAAGCTTAAGGGTATGAAGGGCGAGTTCGAGAGGAAGGCTGCTCTGCAAGTAAGGGAAAAGATCGAGGAGTTCGACAAGGCCGCCACTGATCTGATTGACCGCGTTGAGAACACCATGATTAGCCAGGAGAACCAATGGCGACAAGACTTCGAggacgagatgaagaaggtccGAGATAACTACGAGGGCCGAGTTAACGTTCTCCTGGAGCGTGAGAAGAAGGTCAACGAAGAGAAGCTTCAAAACCAGCTCGCTCAACAGGCCTTGGCTCTCAAGAAGGAATTCACCAAGGATATCGAGAAGCAGGTTGAGCAGGAGCGTGAGAGCCGTCTAGGCAAGCTGAGCGCCTTGTCTTCTGCTGTTGgagagcttgagaagctcacTACCGGCTGGAACGAAGTTCTCGACACCAACCTCAAGACTCAGCAGCTACACGTCGCTGTCGAGGCTGTCCGAGCCAGCCTTGAGGATGACCAGCACCCCCGTCCCTTTATCCGTGAACTGGTTGCCCTCCGTGAGATCGCTTCCGATGATCCCGTTGTCAACGCCGCTATCGCCTCAGTTAACCCTGCGGCCTACCAGCGCGGCATCTCTACCTCTTCCCAGCTGATTGACCGTTTCCGTCGTGTCGCTAACGAGGTCCGAAAGGCTTCGCTGCTACCCGATGAGGCCGGTGTTGCCAGCCACGCATCCAGCTGGGTCCTCAGCCACGTCATGTTCAAGAAGCAGGGACTTGCTGACGGTAACGACGTCGAGAGCATTCTTACCCGAACCCAAACATATTTGGAAGAGGGTGATTTGGATTCTGCGGCACGAGAAATTAATGGTCTAGATGGATGGGCCAAGACCTTGAGTAAGGATTGGCTAGGTGAGGTTCGCAAGGTGTTGGAGGTTCAGCAAGCTCTTGAC GTGATTGCCACAGAGGCACGTCTTCAAAGTCTTCGTGTggattaa
- the YPT5 gene encoding GTPase Ypt5 — MASRQPPAGARGTNTRFAQFKLVLLGESAVGKSSIVLRFVKDQFDSYRESTIGAAFLTQTISLDENTTVKFEIWDTAGQERYKSLAPMYYRNANCAVVVYDITQSASLDKAKAWVKELQRQANENIVIALAGNKLDLVTEQPDKRAISTADAEAYAREAGLLFFETSAKTAENVQTLFTAIAKKLPLDQAGPRHARPGQRPGVSLAPENSNTNVSGPCSC; from the exons ATGGCCTCCCGACAACCTCCCGCTGGCGCCCGCGGCACCAACACCCGTTTCGCGCAGTTCAAGCTGGTTCTTCTGG GCGAGTCTGCCGTCGGAAAG AGTTCAATAGTCTTGCGTTTTGTCAAG GACCAATTCGATTCGTATCGCGAGTCCACTATCGGTGCTGCTTTCCTGACTCAAACCATCTCCCTCGATGAGAACACCACGGTCAAGTTCGAAATCTGGGATACCGCTGGTCAAGAACGCTACAAGTCCTTGGCTCCCATGTACTACCGAAATGCGAACTGCGCCGTCGTTGTATATGATATCACCCAATCG GCATCGCTAGACAAGGCAAAGGCTTGGGTCAAGGAGCTACAGCGCCAAGCGAACGAGAACATCGTTATTGCTCTTGCAGGAAACAAGTTGGATTTGGTCACCGAGCAGCCTGACAAACGAGCTATCTCCACTGCCGACGCCGAGGCCTACGCTCGTGAAGCTggccttcttttctttgagACTTCAGCCAAGACTGCTGAGAACGTTCAGACTCTTTTCACAGCCATCGCCAAGAAGCTTCCTCTGGACCAGGCCGGTCCACGACACGCTCGTCCTGGTCAACGACCAGGAGTCAGTCTGGCTCCTGAGAACTCCAACACCAACGTCAGCGGCCCTTGCAGTTGCTAG
- a CDS encoding hypothetical protein (BUSCO:24468at5125), which translates to MSEVSDIEKQQTKLEDDISKLQGALKHWQTWDAEYEMLKEEVLAVCEGGENELKTIHAGFEGELLKDRELDEIFGERTHRSSQQILNILDRRIDYVTKNVENLQKQISVAEDKLLELQPDFTQDDGLPITEIIEELDDDDNVISYKLNQPDSALPQIQQALEKAGVKDLENEDSSAPAESSKEEESVSKKELAPVVPKLPTKQSLPQSADVPTTILAPSASKGVSSAEDTKMQDGPKPQVSRNAKRVEEIMNHAKEQEKITNKQAYIPEDEDEEDAELRRQMLEYSGEVGAVVAELQLEEGDSDGYEYEEYSDEGFEDDEDDQEDKYGRYTGRVVTEDYRQRMLELEQKLGIKSRFTERPEDRDAETSSDEEDENKEEGIGRIVVKPTPSTTTPASQPSASASKPAPIKSNIKEKQPEPNNGKKGVRFASSLDIAQESEPTSLPLREAPVKEMEPIVEPLSDIIERSTSRAPDTTNTKSTRKPSRFKKARDTVPPGPLDVPATFIDQDRPTAPTGPDGTTLADTLVEREPTRAAQPPDEFDDELILQEVADEHHKLRKKFIQREGGFLKEDESPIQPLEEQDGGRERVSRFKAAKLAKY; encoded by the coding sequence ATGTCGGAAGTTTCGGATATTGAAAAGCAACAAACGAAGCTCGAGGATGATATAAGCAAGCTTCAAGGTGCTTTGAAGCACTGGCAAACTTGGGATGCTGAATATGAGATGCTCAAGGAAGAGGTTCTGGCTGTTTGTGAGGGCGGGGAGAATGAATTAAAGACCATCCATGCCGGTTTTGAGGGCGAGCTCCTCAAGGATCGTGAGCTTGATGAGATCTTTGGCGAGAGAACACACCGATCTAGCCAACAGATCTTGAATATTCTTGACCGGCGCATCGACTATGTCACCAAAAACGTCGAAAATTTGCAGAAGCAAATCAGCGTTGCCGAGGACAAACTCCTCGAACTTCAACCAGATTTCACCCAAGACGACGGCCTACCGATTACGGAGATTATCGAGGAGcttgacgatgacgacaaCGTTATTTCGTACAAGTTGAACCAGCCTGATAGCGCATTACCTCAGATTCAGCAGGCCCTTGAAAAGGCCGGCGTGAAGGATCTTGAGAATGAAGACTCCAGCGCACCCGCAGAGAGCTCCAAAGAAGAGGAGTCCGTATCAAAGAAAGAGCTTGCGCCTGTAGTGCCTAAATTACCCACGAAGCAGAGTCTACCTCAGTCAGCGGATGTTCCAACGACAATACTAGCGCCTTCTGCAAGCAAAGGTGTTTCGTCTGCTGAGGATACCAAAATGCAAGACGGCCCCAAGCCCCAAGTCTCGCGTAATGCTAAGCGTGTTGAAGAGATCATGAACCATGCCAAAGAGCAGGAGAAGATCACCAATAAGCAAGCATATATCCccgaggacgaggatgaggaggatgcGGAACTACGGCGACAGATGCTCGAATACTCTGGTGAAGTTGGCGCTGTTGTTGCCGAGCTCCAACTCGAAGAAGGAGATAGTGATGGATATGAGTacgaagaatatagcgacgAAGGTTTTgaggacgatgaagatgaccaAGAAGATAAGTATGGCCGATATACTGGTCGTGTTGTTACAGAGGACTATCGTCAAAGAATGCTTGAGCTGGAACAGAAGCTGGGCATCAAGTCGCGTTTCACTGAACGACCAGAGGACAGGGACGCCGAGACGAGTtcagatgaagaggatgagaacaAGGAAGAAGGCATTGGTCGCATCGTTGTGAAGCCAACGCCTTCAACGACAACACCAGCATCGCAAccctcagcctcagcctcaaAACCTGCGCCTATCAAATCAAATATCAAAGAAAAGCAACCAGAGCCAAATAACGGTAAAAAGGGCGTGCGCTTTGCCTCAAGCCTGGACATTGCACAGGAGAGTGAGCCTACATCTCTCCCGCTGAGAGAAGCTCCTGTCAAGGAAATGGAACCCATAGTGGAACCATTGAGCGACATTATCGAGCGTTCTACTTCCAGGGCCCCCGACACCACAAACACCAAGTCGACGCGCAAACCATCGCGATTCAAAAAGGCCAGAGACACTGTTCCACCTGGCCCTCTTGACGTCCCTGCCACTTTCATCGATCAAGATCGCCCCACTGCTCCCACTGGCCCCGATGGCACAACACTCGCTGACACATTAGTTGAGCGTGAACCAACGAGGGCTGCTCAGCCACCTGATGAATTCGACGACGAGCTGATATTGCAAGAAGTTGCCGATGAGCATCACAAGCTGCGAAAGAAGTTCATCCAGCGGGAAGGTGGGTTCCTCAAAGAAGATGAGTCTCCTATCCAGCCTCTGGAAGAGCAAGATGGTGGACGGGAGCGCGTTAGTCGCTTCAAGGCGGCGAAGCTCGCGAAATATTAA
- the MET6 gene encoding methionine-synthesizing 5- methyltetrahydropteroyltriglutamate--homocysteine methyltransferase, producing the protein MASSGRCYNDAIDALNSLQTPFDIVEARRKAGIRPDAVSIQEMKTYLHRIGYTPSDLNKLNIVHVAGTKGKGSTCAFVDSILSQYQHVRGTPRKTGLFISPHLIAVRERIRINSTPISEELFAKYFFEVWDRLEAAPKVDTDKLMPPRPIYARYLTLMSWHVFLQEGIDVAVYETGIGGEFDATNVVENPAASGISTLGIDHVFALGDTVAKIAWHKAGIMKTGSAAYTIEQVPDADEVLRKRAREKNVDLKVLDVDPRLNGVKIRPNAVFQKRNATLAVALAETALEKIGVALPQRSERLPKEFVDGLEKVVWRGRCEIKNEDKVTWHVDGAHTSDSLKMCSKWFKDETSGRNGPRVMIFNQQGRSEATEFLESVFKATKRDGQPAFDHVIFCTNVTYAESGYKRDFVNHQFDPAEIDKMTVQQRFAEKWTALDPSATVKVMPTIEQSIDYARRIGEDLPEGETVQALITGSLHLVGGALGILEKADAL; encoded by the exons ATGGCTTCGTCCGGGCGTTGCTATAAT GACGCAATTGATGCGCTCAATTCCCTTCAGACGCCTTTTGATATAGTTGAAGCTCGCAGGAAAGCTGGTATAAGGCCTGATGCTGTGTCAATCCAAGAGATGAAGACATATCTTCATCGTATCGGATATACT CCATCTGATTTGAACAAACTCAACATTGTTCATGTGGCAGGAACCAAAGGCAAAGGTAGTACTTGCGCATTTGTCGACTCCATCCTCTCTCAATATCAGCACGTAAGAGGCACACCCCGCAAAACAGGTCTCTTCATATCCCCTCACCTAATAGCTGTCCGCGAGCGCATCCGTATCAACTCGACCCCCATCTCAGAAGAGCTTTTCGCAAAATACTTCTTTGAAGTCTGGGACCGTCTAGAGGCCGCGCCAAAGGTTGACACGGATAAACTCATGCCTCCTCGACCCATCTATGCTCGCTACCTGACTTTGATGAGCTGGCATGTCTTTCTTCAAGAAGGCATCGACGTTGCTGTGTACGAGACGGGAATTGGAGGAGAATTCGATGCCACCAACGTGGTCGAGAACCCAGCAGCTTCAGGGATCAGCACGCTTGGTATCGACCATGTCTTCGCTTTGGGCGACACTGTGGCCAAGATTGCATGGCACAAAGCAGGTATCATGAAAACAGGCAGCGCGGCTTACACAATCGAGCAAGTACCAGATGCAGACGAGGTCCTTAGAAAGAGAGCCAGGGAGAAGAACGTCGATTTGAAAGTCCTTGACGTCGACCCCCGATTAAACGGCGTCAAGATTCGACCAAACGCCGTTTTTCAAAAGCGCAATGCCACACTGGCCGTTGCTCTTGCTGAAACAGCACTTGAAAAGATTGGTGTTGCTCTTCCACAGCGTTCGGAACGTCTACCTAAGGAATTTGTCGATGGTCTCGAAAAGGTTGTGTGGAGGGGTCGATGCGAGATCAAGAATGAGGACAAGGTGACATGGCACGTTGATGGTGCCCATACCTCCGATAGTTTGAAGATGTGTTCTAAATGGTTCAAAGATGAGACTTCAGGACG CAACGGGCCTCGTGTCATGATCTTCAACCAACAAGGCCGCTCTGAAGCCACTGAATTCCTCGAGTCCGTCTTCAAAGCAACTAAACGTGATGGTCAACCCGCCTTTGACCATGTCATCTTTTGCACAAACGTCACATATGCCGAGTCAGGTTACAAGCGTGACTTTGTCAACCACCAGTTTGACCCTGCCGAGATTGACAAGATGACAGTCCAGCAGCGCTTCGCTGAGAAATGGACGGCCCTGGATCCTAGTGCTACTGTCAAGGTCATGCCGACCATCGAGCAATCCATCGACTATGCTCGACGTATCGGCGAAGATCTTCCAGAAGGTGAGACGGTTCAGGCACTCATCACAGGCAGCCTACATCTTGTCGGCGGCGCACTGGGAATATTGGAGAAAGCTGATGCTCTATAA